In the Ruminococcus sp. OA3 genome, one interval contains:
- a CDS encoding ROK family protein — protein sequence MKYYVSIDIGGTAVKYGVLDENGTFAEKDKMETRAQEGGAAILEKAVGIVQQYLDAYRPAGICISTAGMVDRDKGEIFHAAPLIPDYAGTNFKSTMEKKFGIPCEVENDVKCAGLAESISGAARGKRYAVCLTVGTGIGGAIILDGKIFHGASGSACEVGYMKMDGSDFQTLGASSILSKKVAQKKQDTSGKWNGYRIFEAAKQGDKDCILAIDELADVLGKGIANICYVMNPEIVVLGGGIMTQEDYLKEKVRKALKKYLVASIEEHTELAFARHRNDAGMLGAFYNFKQRQCR from the coding sequence TTGAAGTATTATGTAAGCATCGACATCGGGGGAACGGCTGTCAAATACGGGGTTCTGGATGAAAACGGAACTTTTGCTGAGAAAGATAAGATGGAGACCAGGGCGCAGGAAGGCGGAGCCGCCATTCTGGAAAAAGCCGTGGGGATTGTACAGCAGTACCTGGATGCATACCGTCCTGCGGGTATCTGTATTTCCACTGCCGGCATGGTAGACAGAGATAAGGGAGAGATTTTCCATGCGGCTCCGTTGATTCCAGATTATGCAGGTACGAATTTTAAAAGTACCATGGAAAAGAAATTCGGGATACCATGTGAGGTGGAAAATGATGTTAAGTGTGCAGGACTTGCGGAGAGCATTTCCGGGGCCGCACGCGGGAAAAGATATGCAGTCTGCCTGACGGTAGGCACCGGAATCGGCGGGGCGATCATTCTGGATGGAAAAATTTTTCACGGTGCGTCCGGCAGTGCCTGTGAGGTTGGCTACATGAAAATGGATGGCAGTGATTTTCAGACGCTTGGAGCCAGCAGTATTCTGAGCAAAAAGGTGGCACAGAAAAAGCAGGACACTTCAGGGAAGTGGAATGGATACCGCATCTTTGAAGCCGCAAAACAGGGAGACAAAGACTGTATTCTGGCAATCGATGAGCTGGCGGATGTGCTGGGAAAGGGAATCGCGAATATCTGTTATGTCATGAATCCGGAGATTGTAGTGCTGGGAGGCGGCATTATGACGCAGGAAGATTATCTGAAGGAGAAAGTCCGGAAGGCATTGAAAAAATATCTGGTAGCAAGTATTGAAGAACATACGGAGCTGGCGTTTGCCAGACACAGAAATGATGCGGGAATGCTGGGGGCATTTTATAACTTTAAACAGAGACAGTGCAGATGA
- a CDS encoding MurR/RpiR family transcriptional regulator: MPDTEMMRECWGHFITLNRDSADEDQRMEVYAKTVIPVIESNYEKLTTVERNIADFFIKNRTKMDFSARAISEHLFVSEASLSRFAKKCGYRGYREFIYQYEEGFAERTEAMAGNTRTVLNTYQELLNKTYNLEDESQIARVCSYMAKASRVFVSGLGSSGLAAKEMELRFMRIGVDIDTINDPDVIRMRSVFQNEKCMIIGISISGENEAVRYLLREGHKRHARTVLLTATNKDEFSNYCDEVVLLPSLAHLNHGNVISPQFPILVMIDILYSYYVNLDKYEKEMLHDDTLKALRGEDKPI, from the coding sequence TTGCCAGACACAGAAATGATGCGGGAATGCTGGGGGCATTTTATAACTTTAAACAGAGACAGTGCAGATGAGGATCAGAGGATGGAAGTTTATGCAAAAACAGTGATTCCTGTCATCGAATCAAACTATGAGAAGCTCACGACAGTGGAGCGTAATATTGCCGATTTTTTTATTAAAAACCGGACAAAGATGGATTTTTCTGCACGGGCCATATCTGAGCATCTGTTTGTATCGGAGGCTTCTCTGTCACGTTTTGCCAAAAAATGTGGTTACAGAGGTTACCGGGAATTTATCTATCAGTATGAGGAAGGCTTTGCAGAGCGGACAGAAGCAATGGCTGGAAATACAAGGACAGTTCTGAACACGTATCAGGAGCTTTTGAACAAAACATACAATCTGGAGGATGAATCACAGATTGCGAGAGTGTGTAGCTATATGGCAAAGGCATCCAGAGTATTTGTGAGCGGCCTGGGAAGTTCGGGACTTGCTGCCAAGGAAATGGAACTGCGCTTTATGCGCATCGGCGTGGATATTGATACTATAAACGATCCGGATGTGATCCGAATGCGTTCCGTGTTTCAGAATGAAAAGTGTATGATCATCGGTATCAGTATCAGCGGTGAGAATGAGGCCGTGCGGTATCTTCTGAGGGAAGGCCACAAACGGCACGCGCGTACTGTGCTGCTGACTGCGACGAATAAAGACGAGTTTTCAAATTACTGCGACGAGGTGGTTCTGCTGCCATCACTTGCCCATCTGAACCATGGAAATGTCATTTCACCCCAGTTTCCGATACTTGTGATGATCGATATCCTGTATTCGTATTATGTGAACCTGGATAAATATGAAAAAGAAATGCTGCACGATGATACATTAAAAGCACTGCGCGGAGAGGATAAACCCATATAA
- the nagB gene encoding glucosamine-6-phosphate deaminase yields MKIYTTNDYQEMSQKAAHIIASQIILKPDSVLGLATGSTPIGTYQNLVKWYNEGDLDFKEIKTVNLDEYKGLDRENDQSYYYFMHDNLFSHVNIDLNNTHLPDGTEPDSDKECRRYEDVIKSMGGVDLQLLGLGHNGHIGFNEPAEFFALETNCVDLQESTIEANKRFFASADDVPRQAYTMGIGTIMRAKKVLVVVSGEDKADIVKKAFFGEVTPKVPASVLQMHRDVTVVADKAAMSKIITG; encoded by the coding sequence ATGAAAATTTATACGACAAATGACTATCAGGAGATGAGCCAAAAGGCGGCTCACATCATTGCATCACAGATCATACTGAAACCCGACAGCGTACTGGGGCTTGCGACCGGCTCCACGCCGATCGGCACTTATCAGAATCTGGTGAAATGGTATAACGAAGGGGATCTGGACTTTAAAGAAATCAAAACGGTGAATCTGGATGAGTACAAGGGACTCGACAGAGAGAATGACCAGAGCTACTACTATTTCATGCACGATAATCTGTTCAGTCACGTTAATATTGATCTGAACAACACCCATCTTCCGGACGGCACGGAGCCGGACAGTGACAAAGAATGCCGCCGTTATGAGGACGTGATTAAATCTATGGGCGGTGTCGATCTGCAGCTGCTTGGTCTTGGACATAACGGACATATCGGTTTCAATGAGCCGGCTGAATTTTTCGCATTGGAGACGAACTGTGTGGATTTGCAGGAGAGTACCATTGAGGCAAACAAACGCTTCTTTGCATCTGCAGATGACGTGCCGAGACAGGCGTATACGATGGGGATAGGGACCATCATGCGTGCGAAAAAGGTCCTGGTGGTTGTAAGCGGAGAAGATAAGGCTGATATTGTGAAAAAAGCATTTTTCGGTGAAGTGACACCGAAGGTACCGGCATCTGTTCTGCAGATGCATCGTGATGTAACAGTCGTTGCGGATAAGGCGGCAATGTCAAAAATCATAACCGGATAG
- the nagA gene encoding N-acetylglucosamine-6-phosphate deacetylase has protein sequence MILKNVLIYGEDRKFKEGNLVIENGRFSADERGEHETVDGQGCYAVPGLVDIHFHGCDGADFCDGSTEAIARIAAYEASVGVTSICPATMTLPEEELLHIMETAASYRGDGAKLVGINMEGPFINTKKKGAQNARYIRTCDIGMFRKLEKASGGLIRLVDIAPECEGAMEFIREVKDEVVVSIAHTEANYDTAGQAFVNGASHVTHMFNAMPPLSHREPGVIGAAFDNPDCCVELICDGVHIHPAAVRAAFAMFGAERIIMISDSMRAAGLTDGTYTLGGQKVSVTGSKAVLSDGTIAGSVTDLMSCVRTAVKEMNIPLEDVIGAATMNPAKQIGIYGSCGSITPGKAADLILLDRELEIVDVYIDGISVKR, from the coding sequence ATGATTCTTAAGAACGTACTTATATATGGCGAAGACAGAAAATTCAAAGAAGGAAATCTGGTAATCGAAAACGGCAGGTTCTCCGCTGATGAACGGGGAGAGCATGAGACGGTGGACGGTCAGGGCTGTTATGCAGTACCCGGGCTTGTCGACATCCATTTTCACGGCTGTGACGGGGCTGATTTCTGTGATGGCAGTACAGAAGCAATTGCCAGAATTGCCGCATATGAAGCATCCGTTGGCGTCACATCCATCTGTCCGGCGACCATGACACTTCCTGAGGAGGAACTGCTGCATATCATGGAAACGGCTGCATCTTACCGGGGAGACGGTGCCAAACTTGTCGGTATCAATATGGAGGGTCCTTTTATCAACACGAAGAAAAAGGGAGCGCAGAACGCCAGATATATACGTACGTGTGACATCGGAATGTTCCGGAAGCTTGAAAAAGCTTCCGGGGGACTGATCCGCCTTGTGGATATTGCACCGGAGTGTGAAGGCGCAATGGAATTTATCCGGGAGGTGAAAGATGAAGTTGTGGTCTCTATTGCCCATACGGAAGCAAATTATGATACAGCAGGACAGGCTTTTGTAAATGGTGCGTCACACGTTACGCATATGTTCAATGCGATGCCTCCGCTTTCACACCGGGAACCGGGGGTCATCGGTGCAGCATTTGACAATCCGGACTGCTGCGTGGAGCTGATCTGTGACGGTGTGCATATTCATCCTGCCGCAGTGCGTGCTGCGTTTGCGATGTTTGGAGCTGAAAGAATCATAATGATCAGCGACAGTATGCGGGCTGCAGGGCTTACGGACGGCACATATACGCTGGGCGGTCAAAAAGTATCTGTCACCGGCAGCAAAGCGGTACTTTCTGATGGAACCATTGCCGGTTCTGTCACAGATCTTATGTCATGTGTCAGGACAGCTGTGAAGGAGATGAACATCCCGCTGGAGGATGTGATAGGCGCTGCCACCATGAATCCGGCTAAGCAGATTGGCATCTATGGATCCTGTGGAAGTATCACGCCGGGTAAGGCAGCAGATTTGATTCTGCTGGACCGGGAATTGGAGATTGTGGATGTATATATCGATGGGATATCGGTAAAACGCTGA
- a CDS encoding citrate/2-methylcitrate synthase, which translates to MSTNHSDSNTMKIEQDKDFEELLKYCMISGKINLDLYAEYDVKRGLRDSNGKGVLTGLTEISDVCAYDTVDGRKIPSDGRLYYQGYDVMDLVKSYEKRRFGFEEVTYLLMFGELPNRTQMEKFMDILFDMQDLSGRFIRDVIMKASNANIMNAMQRCILTLYSYDDNPDDISIPNVLRQSLELIGKMPLIAVYSFHAFQHFRLDKNLLIRNPERGLSVAENILHMLREDGKYTELEAKVLDIALVLHTEHGGGNNSTFTTHVVTSTGTDTYSAIAASIGSLKGPRHGGANLKVQDMFANIMENCPNWTDEAKIRTYLNDILDKKAFDNSGLIYGMGHAVYTESDPRCVILKEYARSLAKEKGLMEQFALYELVEKNAGELIMNKRKLFKPVCANVDFYSGFVYTMLGIPRELFTPIFAIARISGWCAHRLEELVNQGKIIRPAYKYVGTHKQFEDIDER; encoded by the coding sequence ATGAGCACAAATCATTCTGATTCCAATACTATGAAGATCGAACAGGACAAGGATTTTGAAGAGCTGTTAAAGTACTGTATGATCTCAGGAAAAATTAATCTGGATCTGTATGCAGAGTATGACGTGAAGAGAGGACTTCGTGATTCAAATGGTAAGGGTGTTTTAACAGGTCTGACGGAGATCTCCGATGTCTGTGCATACGATACGGTGGACGGGCGTAAGATTCCAAGTGACGGACGCCTGTATTACCAGGGATATGATGTGATGGATCTGGTAAAGAGCTATGAGAAACGCAGATTTGGATTTGAAGAAGTGACGTATCTCCTGATGTTTGGGGAGCTTCCGAACAGAACTCAGATGGAAAAATTCATGGACATTCTGTTTGACATGCAGGATCTTTCCGGACGTTTTATCCGTGACGTCATCATGAAGGCATCCAATGCCAATATCATGAATGCAATGCAGCGTTGTATCCTGACACTGTACAGCTATGATGATAATCCGGATGATATTTCAATTCCAAATGTTCTGCGCCAGTCTCTGGAGCTGATCGGAAAAATGCCGCTGATCGCAGTGTATTCGTTTCATGCATTCCAGCATTTCCGTCTCGACAAGAATCTGCTGATTCGCAATCCTGAGCGTGGACTGTCTGTTGCAGAGAACATTCTCCACATGCTGCGTGAGGATGGAAAGTATACGGAGCTGGAGGCAAAAGTTCTGGATATCGCGCTGGTTCTGCACACTGAGCACGGCGGCGGTAACAACTCGACATTTACAACACATGTTGTGACTTCGACGGGAACAGATACATATTCAGCGATCGCTGCATCCATCGGTTCACTGAAAGGACCGCGTCACGGCGGTGCTAACCTGAAAGTTCAGGATATGTTTGCAAACATTATGGAAAACTGTCCGAACTGGACGGATGAAGCCAAAATCCGCACATACCTGAATGATATTCTGGACAAAAAGGCATTTGATAACAGCGGGCTTATCTATGGAATGGGACATGCCGTTTATACGGAGTCTGATCCGAGATGTGTGATCCTGAAGGAATATGCAAGAAGTCTTGCAAAGGAAAAGGGCCTGATGGAACAGTTTGCGCTGTATGAGCTGGTTGAGAAGAATGCCGGTGAGCTGATCATGAACAAGAGAAAGCTGTTCAAGCCTGTTTGTGCGAATGTCGACTTTTACAGTGGATTCGTGTATACCATGCTTGGTATCCCGAGAGAACTGTTTACTCCTATCTTTGCAATTGCCCGTATCTCCGGATGGTGTGCACACCGCCTGGAAGAGCTGGTAAATCAGGGGAAAATTATTCGCCCGGCTTACAAATATGTGGGAACACATAAACAATTTGAGGATATCGACGAAAGATAA
- a CDS encoding DegV family protein, with protein sequence MDFKIVVDSSGEFTEEMKADPRFESVPLILDVDGESIVDDETFVQADFLRKVADSPNCPKSSCPSPESFRRAFDCGARHVYAVTLSAELSGSFNSAMLGRDLLLEEKPDQKIYVFNSRSASIGETLIALKIAECEEAGMEFEEIVQAVEAYIASQNTFFVLENLDTLRKNGRLSLVKAFVASALKIKPVMGATDEGTICQLDQARGINKALVKMVDYVAERTADSANRVLAISHCNCAERAEIVKEGIMARMKVKDTVILDTRGLSSMYANDGGVIVVI encoded by the coding sequence ATGGATTTTAAAATAGTAGTGGACAGCAGCGGTGAATTTACGGAGGAGATGAAAGCGGATCCCCGTTTTGAATCGGTTCCGTTGATCCTGGACGTGGATGGCGAATCCATTGTTGACGATGAGACGTTTGTACAGGCGGATTTTTTAAGGAAAGTAGCGGACTCACCAAACTGTCCAAAATCTTCCTGTCCGTCGCCTGAGAGTTTCCGAAGGGCGTTTGACTGCGGTGCCAGACATGTCTATGCGGTGACTCTGTCGGCAGAACTGAGCGGCTCTTTTAACAGTGCGATGCTGGGACGGGATCTTCTGCTGGAGGAGAAGCCGGATCAGAAGATCTACGTGTTCAATTCCCGAAGCGCGTCTATCGGAGAGACATTGATCGCGCTGAAGATTGCAGAGTGTGAAGAGGCAGGAATGGAATTCGAAGAGATCGTACAGGCGGTAGAGGCTTATATTGCCAGCCAGAATACATTTTTTGTATTGGAAAATCTGGATACACTCCGTAAAAACGGACGCCTGAGTCTGGTCAAAGCGTTTGTAGCATCTGCTCTTAAGATCAAACCGGTTATGGGAGCAACTGATGAGGGAACGATCTGTCAGCTTGATCAGGCAAGAGGCATTAATAAGGCCCTGGTTAAGATGGTGGATTATGTGGCGGAACGTACTGCAGACAGTGCGAACCGTGTGCTTGCGATATCTCATTGCAACTGTGCGGAACGTGCAGAGATTGTAAAAGAAGGAATTATGGCGCGTATGAAGGTAAAAGATACAGTGATTCTGGATACCCGAGGCCTGAGCTCGATGTATGCAAATGACGGTGGTGTGATCGTTGTGATCTGA
- a CDS encoding Gfo/Idh/MocA family oxidoreductase yields the protein MKDKYGIEYRIESEYPKRMDYRIGIIGSGAIVQNCHLKAYTDAGFFPYAIAARNRERCLEVAGQYRIPNVYDSWKMLVDDEQVEILDIAIPPDCQLEVVRYAVTRPHIKGILCQKPLAMNLREAKEIVRICRDAGVKLGVNSNMRYDQSIRALKSVLEAGYLGKPVLATIDMRAIPHWQTFLEAYDHIEILNMGIHHIDAFRYLFGDPEKITAVTRHDPRTAFEHLDGISQYTFQYADEMMATSLDDVWAWQGEETEKDIYIKWRVEGLDGMAQGYIGWCYDPGVPSKMEFTCKTFPNQWIRPEWDLQWFPDAFRGTMAQLLVAVENDEEPKISGADNLRSMACVEACYRSIMEERTVKFSEIDISL from the coding sequence ATGAAGGATAAATATGGAATTGAGTACAGAATTGAATCAGAGTATCCGAAAAGGATGGATTACAGAATCGGCATCATTGGTTCAGGGGCGATTGTTCAGAACTGTCACTTAAAAGCATATACCGACGCAGGTTTTTTTCCGTATGCAATTGCTGCGAGAAACAGGGAGCGATGTCTGGAGGTTGCCGGTCAGTACCGGATTCCGAATGTGTATGACAGCTGGAAAATGCTTGTGGATGATGAACAGGTTGAAATCCTGGACATTGCGATTCCGCCGGACTGTCAGCTGGAGGTGGTACGATATGCGGTCACCAGACCTCATATAAAGGGCATCCTGTGCCAGAAACCGCTGGCGATGAACCTTCGGGAGGCAAAAGAGATTGTAAGGATTTGCCGGGACGCCGGGGTAAAACTGGGTGTAAATTCCAATATGCGGTATGACCAGTCCATCAGAGCTTTAAAAAGTGTACTGGAGGCCGGCTACCTGGGGAAACCTGTCCTTGCTACCATTGATATGAGGGCGATCCCGCACTGGCAGACATTTCTTGAGGCGTATGACCATATTGAGATTCTGAATATGGGAATTCACCATATTGATGCTTTCCGATATCTGTTTGGAGATCCGGAGAAGATTACTGCTGTCACAAGACATGATCCAAGGACTGCTTTTGAACATCTGGACGGCATCAGTCAGTATACGTTCCAGTATGCGGACGAGATGATGGCGACCAGCCTTGACGACGTGTGGGCCTGGCAGGGAGAAGAGACAGAAAAGGATATCTACATTAAATGGAGGGTGGAAGGTCTGGACGGAATGGCACAGGGTTATATCGGGTGGTGTTACGATCCCGGAGTTCCCAGTAAGATGGAATTTACCTGCAAGACGTTTCCAAACCAGTGGATCCGCCCCGAATGGGATCTGCAGTGGTTTCCGGATGCCTTCAGGGGAACAATGGCACAGCTGCTTGTGGCTGTTGAAAATGATGAGGAGCCAAAGATCAGCGGTGCGGACAATCTGCGCAGTATGGCCTGCGTTGAGGCGTGCTACCGGTCCATTATGGAAGAGCGGACTGTTAAATTTTCAGAGATAGACATTTCATTGTAA
- a CDS encoding sugar phosphate isomerase/epimerase, whose amino-acid sequence MISVGIFTGYYPDTLEGTIQKAKKHGMSCVQLDLEFKDFDLSQGNITREKANQVRDAFRDANLPITAISAYTNLTHPDQDKRKKNIEYVKEILKFAREFGTPYVVSETGTYNVESDWLYDPINSTEEAYQEFKEIALELAKFAYDHDAVFLIENYVNNIVGSVDQTARLLQEINHPGIGLMLDPTNYFDDSNIDNVDPTIEKIFHVLDDKIKIAHAKDCRRAQNTGEKFGGGSAEHNSFRGAGAVELPAAGLGVLNYPLYIERLKKHHPNIPLIIEHLDEDDIPRAKKYVDGILKDVGA is encoded by the coding sequence ATGATTTCAGTGGGGATTTTTACAGGATATTACCCGGATACTCTGGAGGGAACGATCCAGAAAGCAAAAAAACATGGGATGAGTTGTGTTCAGCTCGATCTGGAATTTAAAGATTTTGATCTGTCACAGGGCAACATCACCAGAGAAAAGGCCAATCAGGTGCGGGACGCATTCCGCGATGCGAATCTGCCGATCACGGCAATCTCAGCATACACGAACCTGACACATCCGGATCAGGATAAGAGAAAGAAAAACATCGAATATGTGAAAGAGATTCTGAAGTTTGCAAGGGAATTTGGAACACCTTACGTTGTCAGCGAGACGGGTACCTATAACGTGGAGAGTGACTGGCTGTATGACCCGATAAATTCAACAGAGGAAGCATATCAGGAATTTAAAGAAATTGCACTTGAACTGGCAAAGTTTGCATACGACCACGATGCAGTTTTCCTGATTGAAAACTATGTGAACAATATTGTCGGTTCTGTAGACCAGACGGCACGTCTCCTGCAGGAGATCAACCACCCGGGAATCGGGCTGATGCTGGACCCGACAAATTATTTTGACGATTCCAATATTGACAATGTGGACCCGACGATTGAGAAGATCTTCCATGTACTGGATGACAAAATTAAGATTGCACATGCGAAAGACTGCAGACGGGCACAAAACACCGGCGAAAAATTCGGCGGAGGATCTGCGGAACACAACAGTTTCCGCGGTGCCGGAGCAGTTGAACTGCCGGCAGCAGGTCTCGGAGTACTGAATTATCCGCTCTATATCGAGAGACTGAAGAAACATCATCCGAATATTCCGCTTATCATTGAACATCTGGATGAAGATGATATACCAAGAGCCAAGAAATACGTAGATGGTATCTTAAAGGACGTCGGAGCGTGA
- a CDS encoding aldose 1-epimerase family protein yields the protein MKKKELLRKVGSIQQAAFVRPLVFSEGRAGGMRAYEIKNDHLRLQVLPDKCMDISECSYKGINLSFLAKQGLIGRMDYDTHGEEGTASLMGGMLFTCGLENTCLPCSEEENYYPMHGRIRSVPAEYTGADAYWEGEDYKICVQGTMREAKLFGHNLTLSRKIETVYKERSFTITDKIENTSFREEPMMILYHFNIGYPFLQPGCEVVLPSQKAVPRDRAAEKDAHLWNIMEDAAENEPERVYLHELAADRQGNTFACMINRELGLGVKITFNKRYLPAFVQWKSLAAGDYVMGLEPTNSGVYGRIREGSRLHMIRPFEQEVIRLTVSILEGEDELDAAANEANELKSVQ from the coding sequence ATGAAGAAAAAAGAACTGTTAAGAAAAGTCGGGAGCATACAGCAGGCAGCATTCGTCAGACCCCTGGTCTTTTCGGAGGGAAGGGCCGGGGGGATGCGGGCATATGAAATAAAAAACGATCACCTCAGACTCCAGGTGCTTCCGGACAAATGTATGGATATCAGTGAATGTTCGTACAAGGGGATCAACCTTTCTTTTCTGGCAAAGCAGGGCTTGATCGGAAGGATGGACTATGATACCCATGGAGAAGAAGGAACTGCAAGCCTGATGGGCGGAATGCTTTTTACGTGTGGATTGGAGAACACATGCCTTCCCTGCAGTGAAGAAGAAAACTATTACCCCATGCACGGGAGGATACGCTCAGTTCCGGCAGAGTACACAGGAGCAGATGCGTACTGGGAAGGTGAGGACTACAAAATCTGTGTGCAGGGCACCATGCGGGAGGCGAAGCTGTTCGGACATAACCTTACACTTTCAAGGAAGATAGAGACAGTATACAAAGAGCGGAGTTTTACCATAACCGATAAAATTGAAAACACATCATTTCGCGAAGAGCCGATGATGATCCTGTACCATTTTAATATCGGTTATCCATTTCTTCAGCCCGGATGTGAAGTAGTCCTGCCTTCCCAGAAAGCAGTCCCCAGAGACAGGGCTGCAGAAAAGGATGCTCATCTGTGGAACATCATGGAGGATGCAGCCGAGAATGAGCCGGAGCGGGTGTATCTTCATGAGCTGGCGGCGGACAGACAGGGAAATACGTTTGCCTGTATGATTAACAGGGAGCTGGGTCTGGGAGTGAAAATTACGTTCAACAAACGGTATCTGCCCGCATTTGTACAGTGGAAGTCTCTGGCGGCAGGAGATTACGTCATGGGGCTTGAACCTACAAATTCCGGTGTATATGGACGGATCAGAGAAGGAAGCCGGCTTCACATGATACGACCGTTTGAACAGGAGGTCATCAGGCTCACAGTCAGTATCCTGGAAGGCGAGGATGAGCTTGATGCTGCAGCAAACGAGGCAAATGAATTAAAGTCGGTCCAATAA
- the chvE gene encoding multiple monosaccharide ABC transporter substrate-binding protein, with amino-acid sequence MMKKIAALCLTGAMCVGILAGCGGSDTADTSANGSKQGAEADDAKTGDTADAGGDTSGTVVGVAMPTQSLQRWNQDGENLQKYLTEMGYEVDLQYADNEVQQQVSQIENMITKQAKVLIIAPVDGSSLSAVLSEAHEQGVKVIAHDRFITDTEDVDCVGTFDNSKVGALQGQYIVDQLDLENTDESFNLEIVAGSLDDDNAAYFLGGAMEVLQPYIDSGKLVVQSGQTTREQCATDAWQTDVAQARMDNILTAFYTTEKLDAVLCSNDSTSLGAQSALKSAGYGSGDLPFPIITGQDCDVANVKAIVAGEQSMSVFKDTRALAEVVANMARTFIEGGEPEYNDTTTYDNGSKVVPAYALEPLIVTKDNYQEVLMDSGYYTEADLQ; translated from the coding sequence ATGATGAAAAAAATTGCAGCACTCTGTTTGACAGGAGCGATGTGTGTCGGCATTCTGGCAGGATGCGGAGGTTCCGATACAGCCGATACGTCGGCTAATGGCAGTAAACAAGGGGCGGAGGCGGATGATGCCAAAACAGGTGACACTGCGGATGCCGGAGGGGATACATCAGGAACAGTGGTCGGCGTCGCAATGCCGACACAGTCTCTGCAGCGCTGGAATCAGGATGGTGAAAATCTTCAGAAGTATCTGACGGAGATGGGTTATGAGGTCGACCTTCAGTATGCGGACAATGAAGTGCAGCAGCAGGTATCCCAGATTGAAAATATGATCACCAAGCAGGCAAAAGTACTGATCATCGCACCTGTTGACGGGAGTTCCCTCTCAGCGGTGCTCTCGGAGGCACATGAACAGGGTGTGAAAGTTATCGCACATGACAGATTCATTACTGATACGGAGGATGTGGACTGCGTCGGAACATTCGACAACAGTAAAGTAGGTGCACTCCAGGGACAGTACATTGTGGATCAGCTGGATCTGGAAAATACGGACGAATCCTTTAATCTGGAGATTGTTGCAGGTTCTCTGGATGATGATAATGCAGCGTATTTCCTGGGCGGTGCGATGGAAGTCCTGCAGCCGTATATCGACAGTGGGAAACTGGTGGTGCAGTCAGGACAGACGACGAGAGAGCAGTGCGCGACGGATGCATGGCAGACAGACGTGGCACAGGCCAGGATGGATAATATTCTGACGGCATTTTACACGACAGAAAAGCTGGATGCGGTACTCTGTTCCAACGATTCTACGTCACTCGGTGCACAGTCGGCTCTGAAATCTGCAGGATACGGAAGCGGCGATCTGCCTTTCCCGATCATCACAGGACAGGACTGTGATGTTGCAAATGTTAAAGCAATCGTAGCCGGAGAACAGTCCATGTCGGTATTTAAAGATACAAGGGCACTGGCTGAGGTAGTGGCAAATATGGCCAGGACATTTATCGAAGGGGGGGAACCAGAATACAATGATACGACGACCTACGACAACGGCTCAAAAGTAGTACCGGCATATGCGCTGGAACCACTGATCGTGACGAAGGACAACTATCAGGAAGTGCTGATGGATTCCGGCTATTATACAGAGGCGGATTTGCAGTAA